A stretch of the Phycodurus eques isolate BA_2022a chromosome 15, UOR_Pequ_1.1, whole genome shotgun sequence genome encodes the following:
- the LOC133413618 gene encoding bone morphogenetic protein 1-like isoform X2: MLFAFTYLFLCSLRVSHLVGWKYADPKIQYLDDEIDYKDPCKAAAFLGDIALDEEELLMFKDTLKTESAQLNQTASVNISTSNEIVRRKRAAGKQRYRQHNSRRRARRVRAATSRSERIWPDGIIPYAISSNFSGNQRAIFRQAMRHWEKNTCVIFTERTTEESYIVFTYRPCGCCSYVGKRGGGPQAISIGKNCDKFGIVVHELGHVIGFWHEHTRPDRDEHVSINRDNIQQGQEYNFLKMEPGEVDSLGEVYDFGSIMHYARNTFSRSVFLDTILPRYDVNGGRPSIGQRLKLSKGDIAQARKLYKCPRCGETLQDSAGNFSSPDFPNGYSAHIHCVWRISVTRGEKIVLNFTSMDVFKSHLCWYDYVEVRDGFCKKAPLKGRFCGDTVRDAIVSSDSQLWIEFRSSSSWVGRGFSAVYEAVCGGDVERDSGQIQSPNYPDDYHSNKMCVWKVTVAEGYEVGLSFQSFELESHDSCAYDYVEVRDGGSSHSPLLGRFCGYDKPENIKSSTNQLWLNFASDVSVNKAGFSASFFKELDECSRPDNGGCEQYCLNTLGSYRCACDPGFVLATDRSSCETACGGFITKLSGSLATPGWPQEYPPNKNCVWQLVAPIQYRITLVFDAFETEGNDVCKYDYVEVRSGTSADSELHGKFCGAEKPEAIASLQNNMRVEFKSDNTVSKRGFKAHFFFDIDECSQENGGCQHACVNTMGSYRCQCHSGFMLHDNKHDCKEAGCDLLVNGTSGTISSPNWPEKYPSKKACTWTLSTTPGHRIKLVFNEIDMEAHLECAYDRLELFDGTDVRAPSLGRVCGTKKPSPVISSDNAMFLHFFSDNSVQKRGFKASYAAECGGSLSAEVTTKDLYSHAQFGDNNYPAGSDCLWVISAEKGYGVALLFQVFDIEEEPDCGYDYVELYDGADIKSPRLGRFCGWGAPEEIYSAGDALVLLFHSDDSIGKKGFHVHYTSTKFQDTLHVSK, translated from the exons atgctcTTTGCTTTTACATACCTATTTTTGTGCAGTTTGCGAGTCTCTCATTTGGTTGGTTGGAAGTACGCAGATCCAAAAATTCAATACTTGGATGATGAGATTGACTACAAGGATCCCTGCAAAGCTG CTGCCTTTTTGGGAGACATTGCCTTGGATGAAGAAGAACTGCTCATGTTTAAAGACACCCTCAAAACAGAAAGTGCTCAACTGAATCAGACAGCTTCAG TTAACATCTCCACTTCCAATGAGATAGTCAGAAGAAAGAGAGCAGCTGGTAAACAGCGCTACCGTCAGCATAACAGCAGAAGGAGGGCAAGGAGGGTGAGGGCAGCCACCTCCAGATCTGAACGGATTTGGCCCGACGGCATCATACCGTACGCGATCAGCAGTAATTTCAGTG GTAATCAGCGGGCCATTTTCCGTCAGGCCATGCGTCATTGGGAGAAGAACACTTGTGTCATATTCACGGAGAGGACGACTGAAGAGAGCTACATTGTTTTCACATACAGACCTTGCGG GTGTTGTTCCTACGTGGGAAAGAGAGGCGGCGGTCCTCAGGCCATCTCTATAGGGAAAAACTGTGATAAGTTTGGCATTGTGGTGCATGAACTCGGCCACGTGATTGGTTTCTGGCATGAACACACGAGGCCAGACCGTGACGAGCATGTGAGCATCAACAGAGACAACATTCAACAAG GACAGGAGTACAACTTCCTGAAAATGGAACCGGGCGAGGTTGACTCACTTGGTGAGGTGTACGACTTCGGCAGCATCATGCATTACGCCAGGAATACGTTCTCCAG AAGTGTTTTCTTGGACACGATCTTGCCCCGTTATGATGTCAATGGAGGCCGGCCCTCTATTGGACAGAGGCTCAAGCTTAGCAAAGGGGACATTGCGCAAGCACGCAAACTCTACAAATGCCCAA GATGTGGGGAGACTTTGCAAGACAGTGCTGGAAATTTCTCCTCCCCTGATTTTCCAAATGGTTACTCTGCacacattcattgtgtatgGAGGATCTCTGTCACACGTGGAGAAAAG ATTGTTCTGAATTTTACTTCCATGGATGTCTTCAAGAGTCACTTGTGCTGGTATGACTACGTGGAGGTTCGAGACGGCTTCTGCAAAAAAGCCCCACTGAAAG GTCGTTTCTGTGGAGACACAGTCCGAGATGCCATTGTCTCAAGTGACAGTCAACTTTGGATTGAATTCAGGAGCAGCAGTAGCTGGGTGGGTCGAGGCTTCTCAGCCGTCTACGAAG CCGTCTGTGGTGGGGATGTGGAGCGGGACAGCGGCCAGATCCAGTCCCCCAATTATCCCGATGACTACCACTccaacaaaatgtgtgtgtggaaagTCACAGTGGCAGAGGGTTATGAAGTGGGTCTCTCCTTCCAGTCGTTTGAG CTCGAGAGTCATGACAGCTGTGCCTATGACTATGTGGAAGTCAGGGACGGAGGCTCGTCACACAGCCCGCTGCTCGGACGCTTTTGCGGCTACGACAAACCAGAAAACATCAAAAGCAGCACCAACCAGCTGTGGCTGAATTTCGCCTCTGACGTCTCGGTCAACAAGGCCGGGTTCTCTGCCAGCTTCTTTAAAG AGCTGGACGAGTGCTCTCGACCTGATAATGGGGGTTGTGAGCAGTACTGTCTGAACACTCTAGGCAGCTACAGATGTGCCTGTGATCCTGGATTTGTACTGGCCACAGACAGGTCCAGCTGTGAGA CAGCCTGTGGCGGCTTTATCACCAAACTGAGCGGCTCCCTCGCCACCCCAGGGTGGCCTCAGGAATACCCGCCCAACAAAAACTGTGTGTGGCAGCTAGTGGCACCCATCCAGTACCGCATCACTCTGGTGTTTGACGCATTTGAGACAGAAGGCAACGAC GTGTGCAAGTATGATTACGTGGAGGTGCGGAGTGGCACAAGCGCAGACTCAGAGCTTCACGGGAAGTTCTGCGGAGCGGAGAAACCGGAGGCCATCGCCTCACTGCAAAACAACATGAGGGTCGAGTTCAAGTCTGACAACACCGTCTCCAAAAGAGGATTCAAGGCTCACTTCTTCTTTG ATATAGACGAGTGCTCGCAAGAAAACGGCGGTTGCCAGCATGCATGTGTCAACACCATGGGAAGCTACAGATGTCAGTGCCACAGCGGCTTCATGCTGCACGACAACAAGCATGACTGCAAGGaag CGGGCTGTGATCTACTGGTAAATGGCACGTCAGGCACAATCAGCAGCCCCAACTGGCCTGAAAAGTACCCCAGTAAGAAGGCCTGCACATGGACTCTGTCCACCACTCCAGGCCATCGGATCAAACTT GTCTTCAATGAGATCGACATGGAGGCTCATCTGGAGTGTGCTTACGACCGTTTGGAACTCTTCGATGGGACCGATGTCCGTGCCCCAAGTCTGGGTCGCGTCTGTGGTACCAAGAAGCCTTCTCCCGTCATCTCCAGTGACAACgcaatgtttttacatttcttcTCGGACAACTCAGTGCAGAAGAGAGGCTTTAAGGCCTCATATGCAGCAG AATGCGGAGGAAGCCTTAGCGCCGAGGTCACGACGAAAGATTTGTACTCTCATGCACAGTTTGGAGACAACAACTACCCCGCAGGCTCCGACTGTTTGTGGGTAATCTCTGCTGAGAAGGGCTACGGAGTGGCGCTCCTCTTTCAAGTGTTTGACATCGAGGAGGAGCCCGACTGCGGGTACGATTATGTCGAGCTTTACGACGGAGCTGACATCAAGTCCCCGAGGCTGGGACGATTCTGCGGATGGGGG gCTCCAGAGGAGATCTATTCAGCCGGAGATGCCCTGGTGTTATTATTTCACTCGGATGACAGCATCGGTAAAAAAGGTTTCCATGTGCACTACACAAGCACAAAGTTCCAGGATACGCTACACGTGAGCAAGTGA
- the LOC133413618 gene encoding bone morphogenetic protein 1-like isoform X1: MLFAFTYLFLCSLRVSHLVGWKYADPKIQYLDDEIDYKDPCKAAAFLGDIALDEEELLMFKDTLKTESAQLNQTASVNISTSNEIVRRKRAAGKQRYRQHNSRRRARRVRAATSRSERIWPDGIIPYAISSNFSGNQRAIFRQAMRHWEKNTCVIFTERTTEESYIVFTYRPCGCCSYVGKRGGGPQAISIGKNCDKFGIVVHELGHVIGFWHEHTRPDRDEHVSINRDNIQQGQEYNFLKMEPGEVDSLGEVYDFGSIMHYARNTFSRSVFLDTILPRYDVNGGRPSIGQRLKLSKGDIAQARKLYKCPRCGETLQDSAGNFSSPDFPNGYSAHIHCVWRISVTRGEKIVLNFTSMDVFKSHLCWYDYVEVRDGFCKKAPLKGRFCGDTVRDAIVSSDSQLWIEFRSSSSWVGRGFSAVYEAVCGGDVERDSGQIQSPNYPDDYHSNKMCVWKVTVAEGYEVGLSFQSFELESHDSCAYDYVEVRDGGSSHSPLLGRFCGYDKPENIKSSTNQLWLNFASDVSVNKAGFSASFFKELDECSRPDNGGCEQYCLNTLGSYRCACDPGFVLATDRSSCETAACGGFITKLSGSLATPGWPQEYPPNKNCVWQLVAPIQYRITLVFDAFETEGNDVCKYDYVEVRSGTSADSELHGKFCGAEKPEAIASLQNNMRVEFKSDNTVSKRGFKAHFFFDIDECSQENGGCQHACVNTMGSYRCQCHSGFMLHDNKHDCKEAGCDLLVNGTSGTISSPNWPEKYPSKKACTWTLSTTPGHRIKLVFNEIDMEAHLECAYDRLELFDGTDVRAPSLGRVCGTKKPSPVISSDNAMFLHFFSDNSVQKRGFKASYAAECGGSLSAEVTTKDLYSHAQFGDNNYPAGSDCLWVISAEKGYGVALLFQVFDIEEEPDCGYDYVELYDGADIKSPRLGRFCGWGAPEEIYSAGDALVLLFHSDDSIGKKGFHVHYTSTKFQDTLHVSK; this comes from the exons atgctcTTTGCTTTTACATACCTATTTTTGTGCAGTTTGCGAGTCTCTCATTTGGTTGGTTGGAAGTACGCAGATCCAAAAATTCAATACTTGGATGATGAGATTGACTACAAGGATCCCTGCAAAGCTG CTGCCTTTTTGGGAGACATTGCCTTGGATGAAGAAGAACTGCTCATGTTTAAAGACACCCTCAAAACAGAAAGTGCTCAACTGAATCAGACAGCTTCAG TTAACATCTCCACTTCCAATGAGATAGTCAGAAGAAAGAGAGCAGCTGGTAAACAGCGCTACCGTCAGCATAACAGCAGAAGGAGGGCAAGGAGGGTGAGGGCAGCCACCTCCAGATCTGAACGGATTTGGCCCGACGGCATCATACCGTACGCGATCAGCAGTAATTTCAGTG GTAATCAGCGGGCCATTTTCCGTCAGGCCATGCGTCATTGGGAGAAGAACACTTGTGTCATATTCACGGAGAGGACGACTGAAGAGAGCTACATTGTTTTCACATACAGACCTTGCGG GTGTTGTTCCTACGTGGGAAAGAGAGGCGGCGGTCCTCAGGCCATCTCTATAGGGAAAAACTGTGATAAGTTTGGCATTGTGGTGCATGAACTCGGCCACGTGATTGGTTTCTGGCATGAACACACGAGGCCAGACCGTGACGAGCATGTGAGCATCAACAGAGACAACATTCAACAAG GACAGGAGTACAACTTCCTGAAAATGGAACCGGGCGAGGTTGACTCACTTGGTGAGGTGTACGACTTCGGCAGCATCATGCATTACGCCAGGAATACGTTCTCCAG AAGTGTTTTCTTGGACACGATCTTGCCCCGTTATGATGTCAATGGAGGCCGGCCCTCTATTGGACAGAGGCTCAAGCTTAGCAAAGGGGACATTGCGCAAGCACGCAAACTCTACAAATGCCCAA GATGTGGGGAGACTTTGCAAGACAGTGCTGGAAATTTCTCCTCCCCTGATTTTCCAAATGGTTACTCTGCacacattcattgtgtatgGAGGATCTCTGTCACACGTGGAGAAAAG ATTGTTCTGAATTTTACTTCCATGGATGTCTTCAAGAGTCACTTGTGCTGGTATGACTACGTGGAGGTTCGAGACGGCTTCTGCAAAAAAGCCCCACTGAAAG GTCGTTTCTGTGGAGACACAGTCCGAGATGCCATTGTCTCAAGTGACAGTCAACTTTGGATTGAATTCAGGAGCAGCAGTAGCTGGGTGGGTCGAGGCTTCTCAGCCGTCTACGAAG CCGTCTGTGGTGGGGATGTGGAGCGGGACAGCGGCCAGATCCAGTCCCCCAATTATCCCGATGACTACCACTccaacaaaatgtgtgtgtggaaagTCACAGTGGCAGAGGGTTATGAAGTGGGTCTCTCCTTCCAGTCGTTTGAG CTCGAGAGTCATGACAGCTGTGCCTATGACTATGTGGAAGTCAGGGACGGAGGCTCGTCACACAGCCCGCTGCTCGGACGCTTTTGCGGCTACGACAAACCAGAAAACATCAAAAGCAGCACCAACCAGCTGTGGCTGAATTTCGCCTCTGACGTCTCGGTCAACAAGGCCGGGTTCTCTGCCAGCTTCTTTAAAG AGCTGGACGAGTGCTCTCGACCTGATAATGGGGGTTGTGAGCAGTACTGTCTGAACACTCTAGGCAGCTACAGATGTGCCTGTGATCCTGGATTTGTACTGGCCACAGACAGGTCCAGCTGTGAGA CAGCAGCCTGTGGCGGCTTTATCACCAAACTGAGCGGCTCCCTCGCCACCCCAGGGTGGCCTCAGGAATACCCGCCCAACAAAAACTGTGTGTGGCAGCTAGTGGCACCCATCCAGTACCGCATCACTCTGGTGTTTGACGCATTTGAGACAGAAGGCAACGAC GTGTGCAAGTATGATTACGTGGAGGTGCGGAGTGGCACAAGCGCAGACTCAGAGCTTCACGGGAAGTTCTGCGGAGCGGAGAAACCGGAGGCCATCGCCTCACTGCAAAACAACATGAGGGTCGAGTTCAAGTCTGACAACACCGTCTCCAAAAGAGGATTCAAGGCTCACTTCTTCTTTG ATATAGACGAGTGCTCGCAAGAAAACGGCGGTTGCCAGCATGCATGTGTCAACACCATGGGAAGCTACAGATGTCAGTGCCACAGCGGCTTCATGCTGCACGACAACAAGCATGACTGCAAGGaag CGGGCTGTGATCTACTGGTAAATGGCACGTCAGGCACAATCAGCAGCCCCAACTGGCCTGAAAAGTACCCCAGTAAGAAGGCCTGCACATGGACTCTGTCCACCACTCCAGGCCATCGGATCAAACTT GTCTTCAATGAGATCGACATGGAGGCTCATCTGGAGTGTGCTTACGACCGTTTGGAACTCTTCGATGGGACCGATGTCCGTGCCCCAAGTCTGGGTCGCGTCTGTGGTACCAAGAAGCCTTCTCCCGTCATCTCCAGTGACAACgcaatgtttttacatttcttcTCGGACAACTCAGTGCAGAAGAGAGGCTTTAAGGCCTCATATGCAGCAG AATGCGGAGGAAGCCTTAGCGCCGAGGTCACGACGAAAGATTTGTACTCTCATGCACAGTTTGGAGACAACAACTACCCCGCAGGCTCCGACTGTTTGTGGGTAATCTCTGCTGAGAAGGGCTACGGAGTGGCGCTCCTCTTTCAAGTGTTTGACATCGAGGAGGAGCCCGACTGCGGGTACGATTATGTCGAGCTTTACGACGGAGCTGACATCAAGTCCCCGAGGCTGGGACGATTCTGCGGATGGGGG gCTCCAGAGGAGATCTATTCAGCCGGAGATGCCCTGGTGTTATTATTTCACTCGGATGACAGCATCGGTAAAAAAGGTTTCCATGTGCACTACACAAGCACAAAGTTCCAGGATACGCTACACGTGAGCAAGTGA
- the LOC133413618 gene encoding bone morphogenetic protein 1-like isoform X3, with product MLFAFTYLFLCSLRVSHLVGWKYADPKIQYLDDEIDYKDPCKAAAFLGDIALDEEELLMFKDTLKTESAQLNQTASVNISTSNEIVRRKRAAGKQRYRQHNSRRRARRVRAATSRSERIWPDGIIPYAISSNFSGNQRAIFRQAMRHWEKNTCVIFTERTTEESYIVFTYRPCGCCSYVGKRGGGPQAISIGKNCDKFGIVVHELGHVIGFWHEHTRPDRDEHVSINRDNIQQGQEYNFLKMEPGEVDSLGEVYDFGSIMHYARNTFSRSVFLDTILPRYDVNGGRPSIGQRLKLSKGDIAQARKLYKCPRCGETLQDSAGNFSSPDFPNGYSAHIHCVWRISVTRGEKIVLNFTSMDVFKSHLCWYDYVEVRDGFCKKAPLKGRFCGDTVRDAIVSSDSQLWIEFRSSSSWVGRGFSAVYEAVCGGDVERDSGQIQSPNYPDDYHSNKMCVWKVTVAEGYEVGLSFQSFELESHDSCAYDYVEVRDGGSSHSPLLGRFCGYDKPENIKSSTNQLWLNFASDVSVNKAGFSASFFKELDECSRPDNGGCEQYCLNTLGSYRCACDPGFVLATDRSSCETAACGGFITKLSGSLATPGWPQEYPPNKNCVWQLVAPIQYRITLVFDAFETEGNDVCKYDYVEVRSGTSADSELHGKFCGAEKPEAIASLQNNMRVEFKSDNTVSKRGFKAHFFFDIDECSQENGGCQHACVNTMGSYRCQCHSGFMLHDNKHDCKEAGCDLLVNGTSGTISSPNWPEKYPSKKACTWTLSTTPGHRIKLVFNEIDMEAHLECAYDRLELFDGTDVRAPSLGRVCGTKKPSPVISSDNAMFLHFFSDNSVQKRGFKASYAAVWRQQLPRRLRLFVGNLC from the exons atgctcTTTGCTTTTACATACCTATTTTTGTGCAGTTTGCGAGTCTCTCATTTGGTTGGTTGGAAGTACGCAGATCCAAAAATTCAATACTTGGATGATGAGATTGACTACAAGGATCCCTGCAAAGCTG CTGCCTTTTTGGGAGACATTGCCTTGGATGAAGAAGAACTGCTCATGTTTAAAGACACCCTCAAAACAGAAAGTGCTCAACTGAATCAGACAGCTTCAG TTAACATCTCCACTTCCAATGAGATAGTCAGAAGAAAGAGAGCAGCTGGTAAACAGCGCTACCGTCAGCATAACAGCAGAAGGAGGGCAAGGAGGGTGAGGGCAGCCACCTCCAGATCTGAACGGATTTGGCCCGACGGCATCATACCGTACGCGATCAGCAGTAATTTCAGTG GTAATCAGCGGGCCATTTTCCGTCAGGCCATGCGTCATTGGGAGAAGAACACTTGTGTCATATTCACGGAGAGGACGACTGAAGAGAGCTACATTGTTTTCACATACAGACCTTGCGG GTGTTGTTCCTACGTGGGAAAGAGAGGCGGCGGTCCTCAGGCCATCTCTATAGGGAAAAACTGTGATAAGTTTGGCATTGTGGTGCATGAACTCGGCCACGTGATTGGTTTCTGGCATGAACACACGAGGCCAGACCGTGACGAGCATGTGAGCATCAACAGAGACAACATTCAACAAG GACAGGAGTACAACTTCCTGAAAATGGAACCGGGCGAGGTTGACTCACTTGGTGAGGTGTACGACTTCGGCAGCATCATGCATTACGCCAGGAATACGTTCTCCAG AAGTGTTTTCTTGGACACGATCTTGCCCCGTTATGATGTCAATGGAGGCCGGCCCTCTATTGGACAGAGGCTCAAGCTTAGCAAAGGGGACATTGCGCAAGCACGCAAACTCTACAAATGCCCAA GATGTGGGGAGACTTTGCAAGACAGTGCTGGAAATTTCTCCTCCCCTGATTTTCCAAATGGTTACTCTGCacacattcattgtgtatgGAGGATCTCTGTCACACGTGGAGAAAAG ATTGTTCTGAATTTTACTTCCATGGATGTCTTCAAGAGTCACTTGTGCTGGTATGACTACGTGGAGGTTCGAGACGGCTTCTGCAAAAAAGCCCCACTGAAAG GTCGTTTCTGTGGAGACACAGTCCGAGATGCCATTGTCTCAAGTGACAGTCAACTTTGGATTGAATTCAGGAGCAGCAGTAGCTGGGTGGGTCGAGGCTTCTCAGCCGTCTACGAAG CCGTCTGTGGTGGGGATGTGGAGCGGGACAGCGGCCAGATCCAGTCCCCCAATTATCCCGATGACTACCACTccaacaaaatgtgtgtgtggaaagTCACAGTGGCAGAGGGTTATGAAGTGGGTCTCTCCTTCCAGTCGTTTGAG CTCGAGAGTCATGACAGCTGTGCCTATGACTATGTGGAAGTCAGGGACGGAGGCTCGTCACACAGCCCGCTGCTCGGACGCTTTTGCGGCTACGACAAACCAGAAAACATCAAAAGCAGCACCAACCAGCTGTGGCTGAATTTCGCCTCTGACGTCTCGGTCAACAAGGCCGGGTTCTCTGCCAGCTTCTTTAAAG AGCTGGACGAGTGCTCTCGACCTGATAATGGGGGTTGTGAGCAGTACTGTCTGAACACTCTAGGCAGCTACAGATGTGCCTGTGATCCTGGATTTGTACTGGCCACAGACAGGTCCAGCTGTGAGA CAGCAGCCTGTGGCGGCTTTATCACCAAACTGAGCGGCTCCCTCGCCACCCCAGGGTGGCCTCAGGAATACCCGCCCAACAAAAACTGTGTGTGGCAGCTAGTGGCACCCATCCAGTACCGCATCACTCTGGTGTTTGACGCATTTGAGACAGAAGGCAACGAC GTGTGCAAGTATGATTACGTGGAGGTGCGGAGTGGCACAAGCGCAGACTCAGAGCTTCACGGGAAGTTCTGCGGAGCGGAGAAACCGGAGGCCATCGCCTCACTGCAAAACAACATGAGGGTCGAGTTCAAGTCTGACAACACCGTCTCCAAAAGAGGATTCAAGGCTCACTTCTTCTTTG ATATAGACGAGTGCTCGCAAGAAAACGGCGGTTGCCAGCATGCATGTGTCAACACCATGGGAAGCTACAGATGTCAGTGCCACAGCGGCTTCATGCTGCACGACAACAAGCATGACTGCAAGGaag CGGGCTGTGATCTACTGGTAAATGGCACGTCAGGCACAATCAGCAGCCCCAACTGGCCTGAAAAGTACCCCAGTAAGAAGGCCTGCACATGGACTCTGTCCACCACTCCAGGCCATCGGATCAAACTT GTCTTCAATGAGATCGACATGGAGGCTCATCTGGAGTGTGCTTACGACCGTTTGGAACTCTTCGATGGGACCGATGTCCGTGCCCCAAGTCTGGGTCGCGTCTGTGGTACCAAGAAGCCTTCTCCCGTCATCTCCAGTGACAACgcaatgtttttacatttcttcTCGGACAACTCAGTGCAGAAGAGAGGCTTTAAGGCCTCATATGCAGCAG TTTGGAGACAACAACTACCCCGCAGGCTCCGACTGTTTGTGGGTAATCTCTGCTGA
- the trim69 gene encoding E3 ubiquitin-protein ligase TRIM69 produces MSKNQKEVKKIQSAYLQNVEKLNLGAKQEKKSWKVKEGDFAVPTAMEKLRQPPAVTPVTKSSAHRISRDLTCSICLDLFKQPVSLPCDHTFCQGCIEGYWTGPRGHCQGVSGSCPQCRKVYPRQSYRPNRIVANIVESYCQGLEESGGGTRLADGAAAEKAPAPAPHCSRHREELKLYCEEDQELVCLVCGISQEHRNHTMVCVQEAELKYRASLNSSMDSLKAELNTAMQCDREAEEEVKNLKEHTADLKQRIEAQFSDLHQFLYQEEKMLQVKLKTEERRELIRLDEHKALLCVEISRLQRALQEIEDKLREQDPFILLRSIKVLLHRPSLKFEKPVFTPPSLCEGRFAGPLQYRVWKSMKGSIYPVPAAITFNSSTANPWLSLTSSLTCVRYQTFNHAVEDNPHRFNAALSLLGSQGFTHGRHYWEIEVYSSTVWTVGVARESVPRKGVIKALPANGFWTLSLSYGIQYMAGTSPPTVLSLEEPLARIGVYLDYKRGLVSFYNAETMTHLYTFREIFSETLFPYFNLGFLDKVHENEPLKVFLPKI; encoded by the exons ATGAGTAAGAACCAGAAAGAAGTCAAGAAAATCCAGTCGGCTTATCTGCAGAATGTGGAGAAGCTCAATCTAGGAGCCAAGCAAGAGAAGAAGAGCTGGAAGGTCAAGGAAGGAGACTTTGCCGTGCCTACGGCCATGGAGAAATTGCGCCAGCCTCCTGCAGTTACTCCGGTAACCAAAAGCTCCGCGCACAGAATCAGCAGAGATCTGACCTGCTCCATCTGCTTGGATCTCTTCAAGCAGCCCGTTTCTCTGCCCTGCGACCACACCTTCTGCCAGGGCTGCATTGAGGGGTACTGGACCGGGCCAAGGGGCCACTGCCAAGGGGTATCAGGCTCCTGTCCCCAGTGCAGGAAGGTATACCCCAGGCAGAGCTACAGGCCCAACCGCATCGTGGCCAACATCGTGGAGAGCTACTGTCAGGGGCTGGAGGAGAGCGGCGGAGGAACCAGGCTGGCCGATGGGGCCGCGGCGGAGAAGGCGCCCGCACCGGCTCCGCACTGCAGTCGACACCGGGAGGAGCTGAAGCTTTACTGCGAGGAGGACCAGGAGCTGGTGTGTCTGGTGTGCGGAATCTCCCAAGAGCACAGGAACCACACCATGGTGTGTGTGCAAGAGGCGGAGCTCAAGTACAGG GCATCTCTGAACAGCTCCATGGATTCCCTCAAAGCTGAGCTCAACACAGCGATGCAGTGCGACAGGGAAGCAGAGGAGGAAGTAAAAAATCTTAAG GAGCACACGGCTGATCTGAAGCAGCGCATCGAGGCCCAGTTCAGCGACCTGCACCAGTTCCTCTACCAGGAGGAGAAGATGCTGCAGGTGAAGCTAAAGACGGAGGAGCGTCGTGAGCTGATCCGCCTGGACGAGCACAAGGCTCTGCTATGCGTGGAGATCTCGCGTCTGCAGAGAGCCCTCCAGGAGATAGAAGACAAGTTGAGGGAGCAGGACCCCTTCATTCTATTGCGG AGCATCAAAGTTTTGCTGCATAG ACCGTCGCTGAAGTTCGAGAAGCCAGTTTTTACGCCACCCAGTCTGTGTGAAGGCCGATTTGCGGGGCCCCTGCAGTACAGAGTGTGGAAATCCATGAAAGGCAGTATTTACCCAG TCCCTGCCGCAATCACATTTAACTCCAGCACGGCCAACCCTTGGCTCAGTCTCACCTCGTCACTGACCTGCGTTCGCTACCAGACCTTTAACCACGCCGTGGAGGACAACCCGCACAGGTTCAACGCCGCCCTGTCGCTGCTCGGGAGTCAGGGTTTCACCCACGGGCGCCACTACTGGGAGATTGAAGTCTATAGCAGCACTGTGTGGACGGTGGGCGTGGCCCGGGAGTCAGTGCCCAGAAAGGGAGTCATCAAAGCTCTTCCAGCTAACGGCTTTTGGACCCTCTCGCTTTCTTACGGCATACAATATATGGCGGGCACGTCCCCCCCGACTGTTCTGTCCCTGGAGGAGCCGTTGGCCAGGATTGGAGTGTATCTGGACTACAAGAGAGGCCTGGTGTCCTTTTACAACGCAGAAACGATGACACACCTGTATACGTTCAGGGAGATCTTTAGTGAGACACTCTTTCCGTACTTCAACTTGGGCTTTCTGGACAAAGTGCATGAGAATGAGCCTCTTAAAGTTTTCTTGCCAAAGATTTAA